The Deinococcus sp. Marseille-Q6407 genome has a window encoding:
- a CDS encoding Ig domain-containing protein codes for MPTLFSSPGRARRSLRLGLALLPAALLAACGDAAPTGRVYRDPLTFGRSSLPAAYQGEAYDAALDLRGGTGPYGAKLASGTLPAGLTLKNLRLAGTPTEMGTFRFSVEASDANLSSKVQEYTLNVGDLPPLKLSPELPRAEIRGRTRIPLNITGPRTARAARVTWELPEGAQVTRVQGGPSNGMLKWDQKGRTLTLDLGFKAVPRAGEQVALLYVDPAHPLTLDTKAFSFRVLDGAGKELTAPATSAPAQAASSLANSSGATASESASSLSTAAPADASGLAAEAPAAPAASGAATAPAASGTATAPAGSSPRPKWPRPGQGQAGPTEPAPQPAPATPPAVRP; via the coding sequence CCTCGCCGGGCCGTGCCCGCCGCTCGCTGCGGCTGGGGCTGGCGCTGCTGCCTGCGGCCCTGCTGGCTGCCTGCGGCGACGCTGCTCCGACCGGGCGGGTTTACCGCGATCCTCTGACCTTTGGCCGCAGCAGCCTGCCGGCGGCCTATCAGGGCGAAGCTTACGACGCCGCTCTGGACCTGCGCGGCGGCACTGGCCCTTACGGTGCCAAGCTGGCCAGCGGCACGCTGCCGGCCGGCCTGACCCTCAAAAACCTGCGCCTGGCCGGTACGCCCACCGAAATGGGCACCTTCCGCTTCAGCGTGGAAGCCAGCGACGCCAATCTAAGCAGCAAGGTGCAGGAATACACCCTGAACGTGGGCGACCTGCCGCCCCTGAAGCTGAGCCCCGAGCTGCCGCGCGCCGAGATTCGTGGGCGCACCCGGATTCCGCTGAACATTACCGGCCCGCGCACGGCCCGCGCCGCCCGGGTCACCTGGGAACTGCCCGAAGGCGCCCAGGTCACCCGCGTGCAGGGCGGCCCGTCCAACGGCATGCTGAAATGGGATCAGAAAGGCCGCACCCTGACGCTGGATCTGGGCTTCAAGGCGGTGCCCCGCGCCGGTGAGCAGGTGGCGCTGCTGTACGTGGACCCGGCCCACCCGCTGACGCTGGACACCAAAGCATTCAGTTTCCGGGTGCTGGACGGCGCCGGTAAGGAGTTGACCGCTCCTGCCACGTCAGCGCCGGCCCAGGCCGCTTCTTCACTGGCGAATTCTTCGGGGGCCACGGCTTCAGAGAGCGCTTCCTCGCTGTCCACCGCTGCTCCCGCTGACGCTTCGGGCCTGGCGGCGGAGGCCCCGGCGGCGCCCGCGGCCAGCGGTGCAGCCACAGCTCCGGCAGCCAGTGGCACGGCCACGGCCCCGGCCGGCTCCTCGCCCCGCCCCAAATGGCCCCGGCCTGGGCAGGGACAGGCCGGACCAACTGAACCGGCTCCCCAGCCTGCTCCCGCCACTCCGCCGGCGGTGCGCCCATGA